In Rheinheimera sp. MM224, one DNA window encodes the following:
- a CDS encoding DMT family transporter, translating to MQANLMLLLAAAIWGLGFVAQRLGMDHLGPYSFNGIRFFIGALSLLPLIWWYKHQGKLQDVDWKLLLWAGLPVGVLLFIAASLQQVGLLYTTAANAGFITGLYIVLVPLLGIFLKHKISGNIWLGCAIAVSGLYILSVGDNFSVNFGDLLQLIGAFFWAAHLLTIDHYSKKVPPILLACLQFVVCGALSMLVAFSIETPTVTNALLAWKSVLYAGVVSVGIAYTLQVMAQKHAHPAHAAIILSLETVFAAIGGVWMLGEELSSRALTGCGLMLLGMLVSQLPLRWLLRSKAFT from the coding sequence ATGCAAGCCAATCTGATGTTATTACTGGCCGCTGCGATCTGGGGTTTAGGTTTTGTTGCTCAGCGTTTGGGCATGGACCATTTAGGGCCTTATTCCTTTAATGGCATACGTTTTTTTATCGGTGCTTTAAGTTTATTGCCCTTGATCTGGTGGTATAAGCATCAGGGCAAATTACAAGATGTGGACTGGAAGCTGTTGTTGTGGGCTGGTTTACCAGTGGGAGTTCTGCTGTTTATCGCTGCATCACTGCAGCAAGTCGGGCTGTTATACACTACAGCCGCCAATGCAGGCTTTATTACCGGGCTTTATATAGTGCTGGTGCCGCTGTTGGGTATTTTCCTTAAACATAAAATCAGCGGCAATATCTGGCTCGGCTGCGCTATTGCCGTCTCTGGTTTGTATATATTGAGTGTTGGTGACAACTTTTCAGTGAATTTTGGCGATTTATTGCAGCTGATAGGTGCATTTTTCTGGGCAGCGCATTTACTGACTATTGATCACTACAGCAAAAAAGTGCCGCCTATTTTATTGGCTTGTCTGCAATTTGTAGTCTGTGGTGCCTTGAGCATGTTAGTGGCTTTTAGCATTGAAACACCCACAGTCACTAATGCGTTATTAGCCTGGAAGTCGGTGCTTTATGCAGGTGTGGTGTCAGTGGGTATTGCCTATACCTTACAAGTGATGGCGCAAAAGCATGCCCATCCGGCCCATGCTGCCATTATCTTAAGTTTAGAAACCGTTTTTGCCGCTATAGGTGGTGTATGGATGTTGGGAGAAGAGTTGAGTAGCAGGGCGCTGACAGGCTGTGGCCTGATGTTGCTGGGTATGCTGGTGTCCCAACTCCCACTGCGCTGGTTATTGCGCTCCAAAGCTTTTACTTAA
- a CDS encoding 2'-5' RNA ligase family protein, with protein MMAKQQLQQHYQALWQQSLLKFEQHQFETDPLLTAKDDKRYGITLLARPSEQVKQQIQHSLAELMQLEPAQYYYPATDLHLTVLSLISCYSGFALSQIDRAAYVELVQQAIKNTGPFRLHFQGITASPSCVLVQGFFEDQQLSQLREKLRSAFGQSTLQHSIDQRYAIQTAHMTVLRFSQQPAHPELFLQKIKALASVDFGSCLIEELELVGNDWYQRQQNTVLIKRLRLG; from the coding sequence ATGATGGCCAAGCAGCAACTGCAACAGCACTATCAGGCCTTGTGGCAGCAGTCTTTGCTGAAGTTTGAACAACATCAGTTTGAAACTGACCCTCTGTTAACTGCTAAAGATGACAAGCGGTATGGTATTACTTTGTTGGCACGTCCTTCAGAGCAGGTGAAACAACAAATCCAGCATAGTCTCGCAGAGCTGATGCAGCTTGAACCAGCGCAGTATTATTATCCGGCGACAGATTTACATCTGACGGTTTTGTCACTGATTTCCTGTTATTCAGGCTTTGCTTTATCGCAAATAGATAGAGCGGCTTATGTGGAATTAGTACAACAAGCAATTAAAAACACAGGCCCATTTCGTCTGCATTTTCAGGGGATCACCGCATCGCCTTCTTGTGTGCTGGTGCAGGGCTTTTTTGAAGATCAGCAATTAAGTCAGTTAAGAGAAAAGCTGCGCTCTGCCTTTGGGCAATCGACTTTGCAACATTCGATTGACCAGCGTTATGCCATCCAAACGGCTCATATGACAGTGTTACGTTTTAGCCAACAGCCTGCACATCCCGAGCTATTCCTGCAGAAAATCAAAGCATTAGCTTCAGTGGATTTTGGTAGTTGCCTGATTGAAGAGCTGGAACTGGTCGGCAATGACTGGTATCAGCGTCAACAAAATACTGTACTGATCAAGCGCTTACGGCTAGGCTGA
- a CDS encoding Y-family DNA polymerase, which produces MSAQMEFWLYLYFPQLQLDKLVLLQNTTTALSGQGKSHHLDLTAPLAIVGADHQLLQLNSAARQAGLALGMGLASAASLCHQLQLVPHQVDQEQQQLQQLAQLLYQYCADIALQADSGLLLKLSPMLALYGGAMQFWQQIQQVLQQAGYQYHFATAQQPLVARLLAQQHWDQFLLQSDKIQQQLKALQLQHAQLPDKLQEQLQRLGLTQLGDLLKIPQAELVRRFGVEMLQYLQQLTGAKPALLQFIQPAEHFEQKLELLYEMERSDQLLGPLQHLFGLLQLYLQQRDQLAYQLELCLLQRQDQQQQLQLHSAQGEYQSKDWLKIGELQLERLKLKKPVIQLKLILRRSGPRYAQYKTLFAGHLEAGKAQLYSALQLLSLLQARLGKDQVTSPCLHNDLLPEQASSYAAALEPQAAIAGTLAAVRPAFLVEPPLALDTEQQQQLLLHYGPERLSSGWWQQQSQHRDYYVGQNAQGQWLWLFRDLQKPEQLYLQGYFS; this is translated from the coding sequence ATGTCCGCCCAGATGGAATTTTGGTTGTATTTATATTTCCCGCAATTGCAGCTAGATAAATTGGTATTGCTGCAAAACACAACTACAGCCTTATCTGGTCAGGGTAAAAGTCATCATCTTGATTTAACAGCTCCGCTAGCGATAGTAGGTGCTGACCATCAGTTGCTGCAACTCAACTCTGCTGCCAGGCAGGCAGGTTTAGCTTTGGGTATGGGATTGGCGTCCGCAGCCTCTTTATGCCATCAATTGCAGCTGGTACCCCATCAGGTGGATCAAGAACAGCAACAACTGCAGCAGTTAGCTCAGCTGTTGTATCAATACTGTGCCGATATAGCGCTGCAAGCTGATTCAGGTTTATTACTGAAATTAAGCCCCATGCTGGCTTTGTATGGTGGAGCTATGCAGTTCTGGCAGCAGATACAACAGGTGCTGCAACAAGCAGGTTATCAGTATCATTTTGCCACAGCGCAGCAGCCCTTAGTCGCACGCTTACTGGCGCAGCAGCACTGGGATCAATTTTTACTGCAAAGCGATAAAATTCAGCAGCAACTCAAAGCTCTTCAACTGCAACATGCCCAATTGCCAGACAAATTACAGGAGCAATTACAGCGGCTTGGACTGACACAGCTTGGTGATCTATTGAAGATCCCACAGGCTGAACTGGTAAGGCGTTTTGGTGTTGAAATGCTGCAGTATTTACAACAACTGACAGGAGCAAAACCCGCGTTACTGCAGTTTATTCAACCCGCAGAACACTTTGAGCAGAAGTTGGAACTGCTGTACGAAATGGAACGCAGCGACCAATTGCTTGGGCCTTTGCAGCATTTGTTTGGTTTACTGCAGCTGTATTTACAACAACGGGATCAATTGGCCTACCAGCTGGAGCTTTGCTTACTACAGCGCCAGGATCAGCAGCAACAGCTGCAATTGCATTCAGCTCAGGGTGAATACCAAAGCAAAGACTGGCTGAAGATTGGCGAATTGCAGCTGGAGCGCTTAAAGCTGAAAAAACCTGTGATCCAGCTGAAACTGATTTTAAGGCGCAGTGGGCCACGTTACGCTCAGTATAAAACCCTGTTTGCTGGCCATTTGGAGGCAGGTAAAGCACAGCTATACTCTGCCTTGCAGCTCTTGTCATTACTGCAGGCTCGTTTAGGTAAAGATCAGGTCACAAGCCCTTGTCTCCACAATGATCTGCTGCCTGAACAGGCCAGTAGTTATGCTGCTGCTTTAGAGCCACAAGCTGCTATTGCCGGCACTTTAGCTGCGGTGCGGCCAGCATTTTTAGTGGAGCCACCTTTGGCTCTGGATACAGAGCAGCAACAGCAGTTGCTGCTGCATTATGGCCCTGAACGTTTAAGCAGTGGCTGGTGGCAACAACAGAGCCAGCACCGTGATTATTATGTCGGCCAAAATGCGCAAGGCCAGTGGTTGTGGTTATTTCGTGATTTACAAAAGCCGGAACAGCTGTACCTGCAGGGGTATTTCAGCTAA
- a CDS encoding error-prone DNA polymerase — protein sequence MKSQNSTTHSDYSELVCQSHFSFLQGASSPAELVQQAAILGYKALAITDECSLAGVVRAHHQIKEKQLPLKLIIGSLLVLNPQLRLVLLCPNKTAYSELCRIITQARRRAEKGSYQLAEWDIQRVQHCQILWQPSGDHQTDQYWGNWLNQHHAERLWLGASRKLQSQDQFYLPYCQQLAQKLQLPCCATGEVLMHQASRLPLQHALSAIKAGMAVPDMARQLLSNAEQSLRPIKKLQQLFPPELLDNSQKLADLCHFSLDELSYQYPAELVPEGKTAMQHLRDLVKAGEKQRFPEGVPADIQQTINKELDLIEQLNYPFYFLTIHDLVVFAQKQQILYQGRGSAANSVVCYCLAITAVDPRQIQVLIERFISIERAEPPDIDVDFEHERREEVIQYIYQKYGRERAALAATVICYRFKSAFRDISKALGFELHQVEFFLKNLHRRDKSQHWSSQLTQLGLDPQAKKAQLLVQLVQQLVGMPRHLSQHVGGFVISEGPLYELVPVENAAMADRTVIQWDKDDLESLKLLKVDVLALGMLSAIRKAFDLVRRYQNTDLNIAAITKAGDDQKVYEAIQKADTIGLFQIESRAQMSMLPRLRPKTYYDLVIQIAIVRPGPIQGDMVHPYLKRRNGEEAVSYPSAAVQKVLERTLGVPIFQEQVIKLAMVAAGFSGGEADQLRRAMASWKKTGELIQFKQKLIDGMLSRGYQLDFAERIYQQICGFGEYGFPESHSASFAVLAYVSAYLKYYYPVAFYVALLNSQPMGFYAPSQLIQDARQHDVEVLPVCVNQSDWDHLMLPSSCKANSGFAIRLGLRLVKGLSQQGARLLLKHRPEGGYQQLAEVAQSGLSDGDLTALASANALQQLSGQRYQARWQLLDQHHKLPLLAAEPYQTQYQLPLPSELAEVVEDYQSTGLSLRTHPVQLLKQQGVLGKFAQAAELSALNHKSVVTVIGLVTARQSPGTASGVTFITLEDGTGFSNLVVWSATASAQRQAYLKSKLLKVNGILEKKDGVIHIIAGRLTDLTPLLGSLRSYSREFH from the coding sequence ATGAAAAGCCAAAACTCAACCACACACAGTGACTATTCTGAGCTGGTTTGCCAAAGCCACTTCTCCTTCCTGCAAGGCGCTTCCAGTCCGGCTGAATTGGTGCAACAAGCCGCTATTTTAGGTTACAAGGCACTGGCTATTACCGATGAATGCTCGCTGGCAGGCGTAGTACGCGCTCACCATCAGATCAAAGAAAAGCAGTTGCCACTGAAGCTGATTATTGGCTCCTTGCTGGTACTGAACCCGCAGCTAAGGCTGGTGCTTTTGTGTCCGAACAAAACCGCCTATAGCGAGTTATGCCGCATTATTACCCAGGCCAGACGCCGCGCCGAAAAAGGCTCGTATCAGCTGGCCGAATGGGATATTCAGCGTGTTCAGCATTGTCAGATCCTTTGGCAACCTAGTGGCGATCATCAGACCGATCAGTACTGGGGCAACTGGTTAAATCAACATCATGCAGAACGGTTATGGCTTGGGGCCAGCCGCAAGTTACAAAGTCAGGATCAGTTTTATCTGCCTTATTGCCAACAACTGGCACAGAAGCTCCAACTGCCCTGCTGTGCAACAGGTGAAGTGCTGATGCATCAAGCCAGCCGTTTGCCTTTGCAACATGCATTAAGCGCCATTAAAGCTGGCATGGCTGTGCCTGATATGGCGCGGCAGCTGTTAAGTAACGCCGAACAAAGCTTAAGGCCCATTAAAAAACTGCAGCAGTTATTTCCGCCAGAGCTTCTGGACAATAGCCAGAAACTGGCTGATTTATGCCATTTTTCTTTGGATGAATTAAGTTACCAGTACCCGGCTGAACTAGTGCCTGAAGGCAAAACCGCCATGCAGCATTTACGGGATTTGGTGAAAGCAGGCGAGAAACAACGTTTCCCTGAAGGGGTGCCTGCTGATATCCAGCAGACCATCAATAAAGAGCTGGATTTAATAGAGCAGCTGAATTATCCCTTCTACTTTTTAACTATTCATGATTTGGTGGTATTTGCGCAAAAACAACAGATTTTGTATCAGGGCCGTGGTTCGGCGGCTAACTCTGTGGTCTGTTATTGCCTGGCTATTACTGCTGTGGATCCACGGCAAATTCAGGTCTTAATCGAACGTTTTATTTCCATAGAACGGGCAGAACCTCCTGATATAGATGTAGATTTTGAACATGAACGCCGTGAAGAAGTGATCCAGTATATTTATCAGAAATACGGCCGTGAACGCGCAGCACTGGCAGCTACTGTCATTTGTTATCGCTTTAAAAGTGCTTTTCGGGATATCAGTAAAGCTTTGGGGTTTGAGCTGCATCAGGTGGAGTTTTTCTTAAAAAACCTGCACAGGCGGGATAAAAGTCAGCACTGGAGCAGCCAGCTGACTCAGTTGGGGCTGGATCCTCAGGCGAAAAAAGCTCAGCTTCTGGTGCAGTTAGTGCAGCAGTTAGTGGGCATGCCACGGCATTTATCCCAGCATGTAGGAGGTTTTGTTATTTCAGAAGGACCTTTGTATGAACTGGTACCGGTGGAAAATGCAGCCATGGCCGATCGCACTGTGATCCAATGGGATAAAGATGATCTGGAATCGTTAAAGCTATTAAAAGTGGATGTGTTGGCATTAGGCATGCTGAGCGCGATTCGCAAAGCTTTTGATTTGGTCAGGCGTTACCAGAATACCGACTTAAACATAGCTGCTATCACCAAAGCAGGTGACGATCAAAAGGTATATGAAGCTATTCAAAAAGCCGACACTATAGGCTTATTCCAGATTGAATCTCGCGCCCAAATGTCGATGTTGCCACGCCTTCGCCCAAAGACCTATTACGATTTAGTGATCCAGATAGCCATAGTACGGCCAGGCCCTATTCAGGGCGATATGGTGCATCCTTATTTAAAACGCCGCAATGGCGAAGAGGCCGTGTCTTACCCTTCTGCTGCAGTACAAAAAGTGCTGGAACGTACTTTAGGTGTGCCTATTTTCCAGGAACAAGTGATTAAACTGGCGATGGTGGCCGCAGGCTTTAGTGGTGGTGAAGCCGATCAACTACGCCGCGCTATGGCAAGTTGGAAGAAAACCGGCGAGCTGATCCAGTTTAAACAAAAACTAATAGACGGCATGTTAAGCAGAGGCTATCAACTAGACTTTGCCGAACGTATTTACCAGCAAATTTGTGGTTTTGGTGAATATGGTTTTCCTGAATCGCACTCAGCCAGTTTTGCTGTATTGGCTTATGTCTCGGCTTATTTAAAATATTATTACCCTGTAGCTTTTTATGTGGCTTTGCTAAATAGCCAGCCTATGGGGTTTTATGCACCCAGCCAACTTATTCAGGATGCGAGGCAACATGATGTGGAGGTGTTGCCTGTTTGTGTTAATCAATCCGATTGGGATCATCTGATGCTGCCAAGCTCTTGTAAGGCGAATTCAGGTTTTGCCATCCGCTTAGGGCTACGGCTGGTCAAAGGTTTAAGCCAGCAAGGGGCGCGGCTTTTGTTAAAACACAGGCCAGAGGGAGGTTATCAGCAACTTGCTGAAGTAGCTCAATCTGGCTTGAGTGATGGTGATTTAACGGCTCTTGCCAGTGCCAATGCCTTGCAACAACTATCAGGGCAACGCTATCAGGCACGCTGGCAACTGTTGGACCAGCATCATAAGTTGCCTTTACTGGCTGCAGAACCTTATCAAACTCAGTACCAGTTGCCTCTGCCTTCAGAACTGGCTGAAGTGGTGGAAGATTATCAAAGTACAGGCTTGAGCTTACGTACTCATCCGGTGCAGTTATTAAAGCAACAAGGAGTACTGGGTAAATTTGCGCAGGCAGCAGAGCTTTCTGCACTGAACCATAAATCAGTTGTGACTGTAATAGGTTTAGTCACAGCGAGGCAAAGCCCTGGCACTGCCTCTGGTGTGACTTTTATCACGCTGGAAGATGGCACAGGTTTTAGTAATTTAGTGGTCTGGTCGGCCACAGCTTCGGCGCAACGTCAGGCCTATTTAAAATCTAAACTATTGAAGGTCAACGGCATTTTGGAGAAAAAAGACGGTGTGATTCATATTATCGCCGGTCGCTTAACCGACCTGACGCCATTGTTAGGATCACTAAGATCCTATTCCAGAGAATTCCATTAA
- the imuA gene encoding translesion DNA synthesis-associated protein ImuA, translated as MNALLQQLQNRQLIWQASQTEAPYEHCQSTGFTALDQLLGGGWPQHNVIELQSHGACAELQLIQKALEGSGSELLQIWINPPATLCAEYLLQQKRPLHQVLQLNAPRPADALWAAELCLKSGSCMDVLLWQNNLNLTQLKRLQLAAAQGQSQLYFFRQAMAEQQLLPWALSLQLTPATTGLQIRILKRKGGWQQQELVLPWAELYPQFIKPELQQKQYSNPPLSRVS; from the coding sequence ATGAATGCTCTGCTGCAACAACTACAGAACAGACAACTGATCTGGCAGGCCAGTCAAACCGAAGCGCCTTATGAACATTGTCAAAGCACAGGCTTTACTGCTTTGGATCAGCTTCTGGGCGGCGGCTGGCCACAGCATAACGTCATTGAATTACAAAGCCATGGCGCTTGTGCTGAATTGCAATTGATCCAAAAAGCACTGGAAGGATCCGGATCTGAGCTGCTGCAAATCTGGATCAATCCACCAGCCACTCTCTGCGCTGAATACCTGCTGCAACAAAAGCGGCCTTTGCATCAGGTGTTGCAACTGAATGCCCCCCGCCCAGCTGATGCACTCTGGGCGGCAGAACTCTGCTTAAAAAGTGGCAGTTGTATGGATGTGTTGCTCTGGCAAAACAACTTAAATTTAACCCAGCTCAAACGTTTGCAGTTAGCTGCGGCACAAGGCCAAAGCCAGTTGTATTTTTTCCGTCAGGCAATGGCGGAACAACAACTGCTGCCCTGGGCTTTAAGTTTGCAACTGACTCCGGCGACGACTGGTTTACAGATCCGTATTCTGAAACGTAAAGGGGGCTGGCAACAACAGGAATTAGTGCTGCCATGGGCAGAGCTCTATCCACAGTTTATAAAGCCAGAGTTACAGCAAAAGCAGTATTCCAACCCACCTTTATCCAGAGTCAGCTGA
- a CDS encoding MFS transporter — protein sequence MTETTKFTTKTWILILSLVLIALTLRPSMASIGPLLPLMQPELHLSFTQASLLTMLPVLAMGLGIFFAHQLAVWFGSYQVIFWASIAIAAATAQRYWAVGALDLTLSAIVAGLGIAMVQAVVPGVIKQKFSTKAPLVMGWYISAIIAGAALTASLAAFWADWAQSWRVALSGWVVLSVVALVLWFSQKNAIQNLPVVQSQQKPLSFRKYGRAWTLAMFFGLVTCAFTCVLAWLPAYYVELGWSEQKSGLLLGLLLCMEVVSGFISPWLASRKADRRPVMLVLLVLMATGFAGLVAAPALGLVWASLLGLGIGGLFPLSLIVSMDHQHQPSSAASLTAFVQGIGYTLAAFSPLIAGFIRDFSQSFSISWLLLAAIAVLLMAMATRFNPALYSTKFQ from the coding sequence ATGACTGAAACCACAAAATTTACTACGAAAACCTGGATTTTGATCCTGAGTTTAGTGCTGATCGCTCTCACCTTACGGCCTTCCATGGCCTCTATCGGGCCTTTATTGCCTTTGATGCAACCTGAACTGCATCTGTCTTTTACTCAGGCTTCGTTACTTACCATGTTGCCTGTACTGGCGATGGGTTTAGGCATCTTTTTTGCGCATCAGCTGGCGGTGTGGTTTGGCTCTTATCAGGTGATCTTTTGGGCATCCATCGCCATAGCTGCCGCCACGGCGCAACGTTATTGGGCTGTAGGCGCTTTAGATTTAACCTTAAGTGCCATAGTGGCGGGTTTAGGTATTGCCATGGTACAGGCTGTGGTACCTGGGGTCATTAAACAAAAATTCAGTACCAAAGCGCCTTTAGTCATGGGCTGGTATATATCTGCCATTATTGCTGGAGCTGCTTTAACTGCTTCTTTAGCGGCATTCTGGGCTGACTGGGCACAAAGCTGGCGGGTGGCTTTATCTGGTTGGGTGGTTTTATCTGTAGTGGCTTTGGTTTTGTGGTTTTCGCAAAAAAACGCTATTCAAAACTTGCCTGTGGTGCAGTCGCAACAAAAGCCGCTAAGTTTTCGTAAATACGGCAGAGCCTGGACCTTAGCGATGTTTTTTGGTCTGGTCACTTGTGCTTTTACCTGTGTGCTGGCTTGGTTACCTGCTTATTATGTGGAGCTGGGCTGGAGTGAACAAAAAAGTGGTTTGCTACTGGGTTTATTGCTTTGCATGGAAGTAGTATCTGGTTTTATCAGCCCATGGCTTGCCAGTCGTAAAGCCGATCGTCGCCCTGTGATGTTGGTTTTATTGGTGTTGATGGCGACAGGTTTTGCCGGTTTAGTGGCTGCACCTGCGCTGGGTTTAGTTTGGGCTTCACTCTTAGGTTTAGGTATTGGCGGTTTGTTTCCATTGTCTTTGATTGTGTCTATGGATCATCAACATCAGCCTTCCTCTGCCGCCAGTCTGACGGCTTTTGTGCAGGGCATAGGTTATACGCTGGCGGCTTTTTCACCGCTGATTGCTGGTTTTATCCGTGACTTTAGCCAAAGCTTTAGTATCAGCTGGTTATTATTAGCTGCTATAGCAGTACTTTTGATGGCAATGGCGACACGCTTTAATCCGGCGCTTTACAGCACAAAATTTCAATGA